The following are encoded in a window of Astyanax mexicanus isolate ESR-SI-001 chromosome 6, AstMex3_surface, whole genome shotgun sequence genomic DNA:
- the cited4b gene encoding cbp/p300-interacting transactivator 4b, whose protein sequence is MAEHMMMPMSHGQANGGLHGYRMGMNSQQHGPQPGLRAMPNGQMMHYGPQGAMEANMRQRPNMMGPMNGQMNGAPMGHHQMQASANMMYNNQGQQHQHQHHHMHHQQQQQQQHQQQQQQQQQQQQQQGQHQHPGQQQAQQYMAGGLTSQQLMASMHLQKLNTQYHGHPLGVMNGNHMGNGAQFRMGHAQLANMQHMAGPALALNGMDTDLIDEEVLTSLVMELGLDRVQELPELFLGQNEFDFIPDFVSKQQPSTVSC, encoded by the coding sequence ATGGCAGAGCACATGATGATGCCCATGAGCCACGGCCAGGCCAATGGCGGCCTTCACGGGTACCGGATGGGCATGAACAGCCAGCAACATGGACCCCAGCCTGGCTTAAGAGCTATGCCCAATGGACAGATGATGCACTATGGGCCCCAGGGAGCCATGGAGGCCAACATGAGGCAGCGGCCCAACATGATGGGCCCAATGAACGGTCAGATGAATGGAGCACCCATGGGTCACCATCAGATGCAAGCATCAGCCAATATGATGTACAATAACCAGGGTcagcagcaccagcaccagcatcaTCACATGCACcaccaacaacagcagcagcagcagcatcaacaacagcagcaacaacaacaacaacagcagcagcaacagggaCAGCATCAGCATCCAGGTCAGCAGCAGGCACAGCAGTACATGGCTGGAGGTCTAACTTCTCAACAGCTAATGGCCAGCAtgcacctccagaaactcaaCACCCAATACCACGGGCACCCGCTCGGGGTCATGAACGGAAATCACATGGGGAATGGAGCGCAGTTCCGCATGGGCCATGCTCAACTGGCCAACATGCAGCACATGGCTGGTCCTGCGCTTGCGCTCAATGGCATGGACACAGACCTGATTGATGAGGAGGTTCTCACGTCTTTGGTCATGGAGTTAGGACTGGACAGGGTGCAGGAGCTCCCCGAACTGTTTCTGGGACAGAATGAGTTTGATTTTATACCAGACTTTGTCAGCAAACAGCAGCCCAGCACAGTCAGTTGCTGA